The genomic window tctaagattaattttatttaacaagtttttttttattctcattatATCGAGTGAGAGAGCGAGATGAGAATTTCAGTAAAATTGGTACTCTTAATTAAAAGTGTAATGAAGCTGCACGTGTTCCATCGAAGCATtacaaaatatgtaataaaattaaacttacaaaaactccatttttttttttcaagtattatataaaatgctGCAAATAACTTTGTAAAATGCGAAGAACATCAGTATTCGAAGTATTTTTGTATTCCTACTTGtaaatttacgtaatttactaaatattgaattttacaattacataatccatcagttttttttaatgccgaagacaataataagtatttttaatttagatatcATTTTGCACCGATATATTTTGTCTTTTAGTTTTCGTCTAAgactattttaatattaattatatctatattatCTTGGATTTTTGTAGTTTTCGTCATTACAGGATTTCAAAGATGTTACAGATATTCCACAGCTGAGATCTGCAACTTTACCTTCTTTCACCTAAACAAAAAGTCTTCAATAAATGCAGacaatttatatgaaaaaacaATCTGATTAACTTTTCTGTGTAACATACCGCTCTATAATCCAGGAACATTTCTTTAAAGGCCAAGAAATCTGTTATTGTTGACAATACCTCAAAAACTTCACCTTCCAGCTCTGTCTGCTTCTcactgaattttatttcgcacaCAAACATACGAAatgagatataattaattagacagaaatgtgcaaaattatttttaatgattattttaattgtaattactttaattgatGTAGAAGAGTGTCTACTGTGAACTGTGGCATAACTTTCTTTAGATGGTTTACAATATATGCCTCTACAGCTTTATTCTAAAACATATAAAGCATGTCTTAGAAAATTACAGATTTACAAAATCTTAAAGTTTTTTTCACGAAACTCACATATTCGTTAAATATAtcagtataaattaatttattatcttctACAGGTTCGAAGACTTGCCAgtatttttcaagaaattcGTGCTGGAGGCTCTGAAAATTTTcttctagaaaaaaaaacaaaaaaaaacgatttgttgaattataaaatacaattctGTCAATTGAGAACTTATTcgtctaaaatataattttgtaccTAATAACAAATCCTCGATATGCCCGATTACTTCATCGAACGAACGGTCTTCCTCGCTTCTCGAAATTTGCTTTCCATTCTCTGGACTCGATATATTTATCTCTGCTTGGAACACattcgaatttatttcaacacatttatcgataataagaagacaaaatttatatacacgtatatgtTTGCGTTATGAACTGACAAGCGTATAGGTACTAGCGTTGCCTCATGCatcaaacaaaattattaaattactgcaATTCAAGCGAAAACACACACCCATGGTTCCGTTTCttatagttataaaaaaataaggcACTCTCTTAAATAACAAGTTAAAATTGCCTCGAGATCGTAATTGGGCAGTTTtccgtgaaattaaattgtttgtGGAATAATGAAAGAATAGTTTTATCGATCAGAATTTCTAGAAGGTTAGGTTTCCAAGGTAATAaagaatacaaaataattgatGTGCTGGAAGAAGAATCtaactttattttacatgcGTTAGTCGTAATTAAATGTTGATTGCggttgtaacatttttataaatgtaaataatttttctttttttattctacagTTTAGTCAGACGACATCGTATTGAAAAGCGCCAATAGATGGTGACACCATTTAGTTTTATGTGCTATTTAGAGCAACACTAGTTTCATTGTCAGTCAATACTCGTATTTCTAATgctcctttttattttctcgcacACTCGTCATTTTTACTTTCGATCAAAAACACCGAAGTTCGTTTCGacacgcgaaattaaaaatttctaaataattagtGCAGTAGCATCATGTGTTGCACATAGAACTCGCGCTGGCAAAATAAAGTTCATAATTACACaacaaatgtataattatttcaacgtatatattttttcccgttgaaattattttcaaacaattacgagctttctttaattaaattacgctaCTCGATAACAAGGAATTGCTGCAATTGCTAACGCAGCGGGGAAAGAATTCACGAGAAAAATCCTTCGGCCCGTTTGCCCCGTACGCGTATAACTTATAATGCTCGCAACAATTTCATACTCCATAGAGCAACTTCATAAATCGGAATCTTTACCGTCGCTCGTGCTCGGCACCAATATTTATGGAATTCGTATAAACTCGAGCGGTACCGCTTACGTGCGTCACGACGAGAAAACGCCATGACGCAAATAGAATCATGGAGCtcgtcgaattaaatttcaacgtGAATGTCGTTGTTGACGTATCGGGCCGGGCAAAACGATTTCCAATTTATTCGCAACATACGGAAAATTTGCAAGAAGCGTGCTAGGAGATAATACAGGTTTACTTAATTTCTCGCCCGTGCGTGATTTCAAGTAAGACAAAGTCATTTCAGTGAGACAAGAAACGTCTCTCTCTACGCatgtatctatttttaattagccaAATTATTGTACTgtctacattatttattttgcctTACGTTAAGTCAAATGGTAATAAGTCTTTGTCTTGTCGTTACGTTAAATCGCGTTTTCACTAACTCGGTAATTCTCCGGAATGAAAGTGGGATGGACGACCCTCTGGCAATTCCGCGAATTCTTCAACTTCGGAGGGACGGTGAATGCACTGAATCTCGCTCGTTTGGCGACTTTGGCCATGCCCAATTTAATCGGCAATTAGTGCACGCTGGCGGTAGAATCTCTCACGGTAAAATTTTTGATTATACGACTTGTTATCCTACTTCGATCCTCGAGTGGgaaattgatttataattgGTCTCGCCGATGTGATATCAATGTATCGAAATttacgttatatttaattaataaaaaatatgtaaaatttgctCAGTAGAGGCGCAAATCGAGCTAGATTGAAATCAATGCGCATTGCTCGTGTAACGTGCGGACGACAGTAACGTTACAGATAATAATCCTAGTCCGAGTCGGCTGATCGtgctttaatttaaagtaacgtCTTTGATGGTAGCCGCCTGATTCGCATTATCaaaattgtatacatatacatatattaaatccATCGATTCGTTGACACTCCGGCGTACAGTTGCGCTCGATAATTCAAGACGCCGACAAATCGTGTTAACGAAATGCCGCGGCAGTTGCGGTCTCTTGTGCATCGTGTCACTCTGACACTTGTTGGTACGCTAATTAACTAAAAGCATCGTATCGCGATAATGGCGGCGATACTAGTCGAGCATCTCCGGTTTCGCCCTTCGTGACGAGAATTCTGCGAAACTGTGTAAAACCCGTCAATTCGTCGGTGACGTTATCGCGAACTTGGCGTTGTTCGATAATTCAGGATAGAAATCTCGTTATTAACATATAACCGCGACGTAACCCGCGGCGAGGATCCTCGTTCTCCGGATCCTATCCTCGTCCTTTTTCGCGACAAGCGCATACAACGAAACGTCGGCGATTGCAAAGGTAtcggaaattaaaatcatcgtttctgctcaagcaacatttattttttaaaacaatacgtaattttttgatacgatctgaattaaaaatatttaattggaGCTGAATATTTCGAGCGTACGCTTTCCAAAGGATCGATCGGAATAATCACGTCTCTTGCGCACGGGCTTCAGAATACGCGAGTGttactctttttcttctctctccctcaCCCCCAGGAATATGCGTTTGTCAAACTCGCCATACGTTTATTTTGTGCAAGGATAATACTCTGCGAAGCTGCATCGGTACTCATGTTTATATTTATAAGCGGAGTTAGGAagtcctctctctttttctatctctcgTCAGCGCTCACAGCAAAGTGACTTTTTCAGTTTCCCAAGCTTAGCTTCGATCCGTCGTTCGACGTCGAGCTGATACTTTCTTTGAGATGTGTATGTACCTTATCCAAAGTGAATAACCGATCCAAATTGACATTTAGGCGGcgcgtaaatttatataaaatgtacgtatatacatatattgcatGCGAAGGTGGAAACGTATTTGAAGAATACATGGGAATTTAGTTTAATATGATTTACGTAGATAATACATCCTTAAATCGTATCAATTAcctcgataaattaaaacaagatTAAGAGACTGTAAGAAAAACCGTCGATCATAATTTCACTATTTACTAACAACACATTCGGAACACATTTGTACCATGTGTTCTAAtcaaaacaatttaaattcaaaatagcgaagaataataaataaagtagcttttctttcttttaaaattactataaGTAATAAAGTGtatgtttataaataattttgattaagACAGATTGAACATATCAGgcagaattaataattgatttccttcaaaatttctctctcgtttttgcATAAACACGTATTTGGAGAGCGTATATTCATAACTTTTATCTCCGAgggcaaatattaaaatgcctatttattataatagttTGCATTCGAAAATGTTGATCGTGATAAATTAAGGGGAGAGGAGCGCgacgaggaagagaagaagattgccggcggcggccggccgcGCGGCACTCGGCTGGGTTCGAGAACGTTcgttcgttttcgtcaatctCTGCGGGGGCACCATGTACCCCCGCGCGCTCGCGCAGTCTCGCGCAGTCTTCACTCTCTCGCCTAGGTGAACGGTGGCGCACGCAGCGCAATACTTCCACGGTCCGTCGTTTTCTCGCGAGTGTTCTCCCCGCCGTCGGAATAAGTCCGGGTAAAGGACGACGTCGCTGGGGTGCCGCGTCTACTGCCGCAGTTCTGTCCGTCTGCCTGTCTGTCCGTCGCGAAACGCGATAATCGGATACGCGCCACCTGCTGTGCGCGATCTGCTCGCACAACCACCCATCCCCCGGCTGTCGTCGTTGTCGCCACCCCGCTGCCCGTGCGCCTCCTTCCCTCCACGGGATCGGAACGGATGTCCGCGGGCTCGCGCGGAGGATAGTCCTCGCAGCCGGCTGTCGAGTCGTGATTCGTATGCCCTCCTCCCCGCCCCCGCTTCCCTCTTCACCCGGAAACGGCGGCTTCGAATTTTGGCGCGACCATCAACGGCCGACGACTCGGCGCCCGATCGAGATTGAACGGCGGCAGTGACACGTGACTATATTCATTCCGCAAACCGACTCCGGCCGAGTCGCCTACTTCCCGGATAACGCGAACCAGGAAACTGCTTTCGCGAGTGTGAGTTCTTTGGGAAGCTTCCAACGTGTGCTCGATGTGACGGTACGTGGAGCTGCCAGCGGGGCGCGAATCGTTCGGGACTTGGTGCGACAGGAAGATCGGAAGAAGGACGGACTTGCCGATTGCAGGCGGAAGTGCGCGAATTATCGGAGTACCGTGAACCCATCTTTCGCCCGTCTTCGCGGCGAAGCGGAACAACGCGGGACCGATGCCGTGACGGTTGCGACATTCGGCCAAGTATGTTTCTTTTGGGACGCCCTTCGGCCATCGGGAGAGGAGAAGAATCGCGAGGCGAGGTAGCGGAGCAGCACGTCGCCGCGGCTTGTTGACCGAGAGCGAAACCCGCCAGCGtacgtttcttttcttcctatttttcgttttcgacCGGACAATTCGATCGCGATCTCGAGAGCAAAGTGTCGCGAGCCACGTCGTTGTGCGCGATATgtgagagaaataaaagtgcGGTAAGTCGTGTCGGACAAAGACCTATCTCCGTTCGAGGGCGGACAGCGAGCTCGTCAGCTCTTTCACGCCGCTTAATCCGCCAGAGATTTTTCGCGTTTGTGCTTTGTGTGTCTGTGTGCTTTTGTGTCGTTGGGACGGACCTTCGCCAGTCATGGAAGCGTCCGGGATCGCGCAGAGGCTCTTGAGGATGAGGCCCGTCGGGAAGTTCCTGCTGATCGCCGCCGTCTGCCTGATGCCAGCAGTAAAAGGTAAATGATCTCGTCAAGTAGGTTATCACTATTCTGTATGTCGAAACGATCGGGTCGACAAATGTGCCAATATATCGTACAGTCTTACATTCGacaaacgaaaatttttttttcttttttttttttcgctgtcgtaaagatttttttttatgactgTTAGACTTgttgtagaaaaataatatgctATCGTTTATCCGCAAACTGTATTACAGTCGACTAAAAGTTCAATGAGTCGTCGATTATCGGAAAAGTTACGCGACAAAAAGTATTGCGAATGTGTGCatcctaaaatattaatctcgtTATTCTACGCATATTACCGCGGCTTTTATCCGTACGAAAATTACACGTGAGAAATGGCGTGGCGTTAGCGTATGCACCACGTACGTTATATTCACTCGTTTCCGAGGCGAACTTGTGCGCTCGGTTTGATGGCGTGCGAAATTCCTGACGTCTTACTTTTAATAGGgagatttttttcaagttaatTTCGAGTTTTCCGCCAGAAGGCTCGAAGCGTTAATGAGTCCGCTGAACTTACACGTGAATTGAAAACGACGGGGCTCTTCGCCGCGCGTTAAATTACCgagcgataaataataaaatcttgcaACAGTAATTCTTCTTAATtgaattctatttttattccacGTGTCTCGTGGCTCAAATCCAATTTTTATCTGCAGCCTGGTTATCGCGATGTCTAATATCGaaaattcgtataaaaaaggaaaaagaaaacgcaaaaaaggaaaaaaaaaagagaagtaaGGAACGTTTACTCTCGCATTGAAAAGACATCGACTCCAGATTGGATGCAGTTGCATAATGTAGTGCCGCGTGCGttcttttttgtatttttaatggaaaacCGGAGTGGAGGACCTATTTTCCCCCTACGTTTTATCTCCTGGGTCATTGCATGCGAAATATTGCGCtcgaaaaatttcaattttacggAATCGTAAGATAGCCGTCTTTAGATAATCCCTCCTGAAATTCTGCTGCGAGTGTTCGCGTTGCGCATATACGCGGAAAAATTCCTGCTgcgagtggaaattaattaacggagaATCGCGAGAGTTGACGCAACTATTCCACAGAATTGAGGCAAAATAcgaaggtttttttttttttgctacgaGCTCGTTATTTAGTTCGACAGCGCGTGGAGAACGAAAACAGTCGTCGACGTTAAAAAGTGGACGCTCGAAGCACGAAGTTTAGAATAATTTCCGATTTTTCCACATAGATACACGTTCAAAGGTTCGAACGAGGTAACAGTTGACTTCTCATTTCGAGAACGCGAAAAAAAGTTGAGGGAGATGCACCCGGTTTAATGTAAACAACCTCGACTTGCTGCGAGTGGAGGCTCCGAAGCCTCGTTTCGGACGCACTATTTTATTCGAGAA from Cardiocondyla obscurior isolate alpha-2009 linkage group LG19, Cobs3.1, whole genome shotgun sequence includes these protein-coding regions:
- the LOC139109927 gene encoding ADP-ribosylation factor-like protein 2-binding protein; its protein translation is MEINISSPENGKQISRSEEDRSFDEVIGHIEDLLLEENFQSLQHEFLEKYWQVFEPVEDNKLIYTDIFNEYNKAVEAYIVNHLKKVMPQFTVDTLLHQLNEKQTELEGEVFEVLSTITDFLAFKEMFLDYRAVKEGKVADLSCGISVTSLKSCNDENYKNPR